CTGGTTCGGCTGGTCGCTCGCGATGAAGGTCAGGGTCGGCTTGGCGGCGGTGTCGTCCGCCGCGTTGGCCGCCCGCAGGCCCTCGCGGACCGCGTTGGCCGCATCCGCGACCGGACCCCCGGCGGGCAGGATCACCGCCACCTTGTCGCCGCTCGCATAGCCGCCGCGCGGGCTCGGCGCCTGGCCCGCGAGGAAGCCGGCGCAGCCGCCCAGGAGCAGGGTCGCGCCCAGGACGCCGATGAGCGTCGGCACACGCAAGCGCGGGAGCGCGCAATAAGGGAGAGCGGGGGCGCGGTCTTGGTGCATGATAAGGGTTCCGTTGCAGACGTCGGGGGGACGGTCAGTTGGAAGAGAGACGCGGCGTACTATACGTGGTGGCAACACCCATCGGCAATCTTGGCGACCTGAGCGAACGCGCCCGTAAGACGCTGACGGACGTGGACCTGATCGCCGCCGAGGACACCCGCCAGACCCGGCACCTGCTCGAGCACTGCGCGATCAACACCCGGCTCACCGCCTACCACGACCACAACGAGGCCAGGGCCGCCGCGGGCCTTATCGAAACCCTGGAGTCCGGGCGCAGCGTCGCCCTGGTCTGCGACGCCGGCACCCCCCTGATCAGCGACCCCGGCTACGACCTGGTCGCCGCCGCCCGCGCCAAGGGGCTGTCCGTGGTCCCGATCCCCGGGGCCAACGCCGCCATCTGCGCCCTGTCCGCGGCGGGCCTGCCCAGCGACCGCTTTCTGTTCCTGGGCTTCCCGCCCCGCACCAGTGCCGCGCGCCGCGCCTGGACGCAAACCTTCGCGCGCGAGCCCGGGACCCTGGTGTTCTACGAGAGCGGCCGCCGGGCCGCCGCGACCCTCACCGACCTGGCGGCCGTACTCGGGGAGACCCGCCGCGCCGTGGTCGCCCGCGAACTCACCAAGCGCTTCGAGACCTTCCTCTTCGGCACCGCCCGCGAACTGGCCGGCCGCCTGGAGACGGACGACGAACAGCGCCTGGGCGAGTTGGTCATCCTGGTGGAGGGCTGGCAGGACCCGGGCGGCGCGGACCAGGCGGAGCAGGAGCGCGTCCTGCGCATCCTCGCCGCCGACCTGCCGCTGCGCCAGGCGGCCGGGCTCACCGCCCGTTTGACCGGGGGGCGCAAGAACGACCTGTATCGGATGGGACTGGATCTGGGGCTGGGGGCGGGGGAGCGGGACCCCTGAGGCCCCGGGTGCCGTCCTGACCGGCGGCGGAGCGAAAGCTCGCGGCTGCCTGCCGGCTGAGCGTTCCCATCCTTGGTCGCAATGGTGCTGACTGTGGAGAATGACCATGACCGGGCGTCGCTGGGGCTGACGGGCGGCACCGTCGGGCGGCCAGCGGGGGCGGAGGGCACCGGCGGGGGCTTGCGCGCATCGGCAACACTGATTGGCGGAACCTACTGCGGAGTTCCGCCTTACCCCCCGAACAGATACCCCAGGTCGATCTCCACCGTTTCAAACGGCGGGATGCGCGCGCGTTGTTCCTCCGGACCAGGCGCGGCGATACTGGCAACGACGCGATAGGCGTTGCGGTCGAGTTGGTAGGCGACCAGGGTCCGGTCCTCGGGCCAGATCAGCCAGTACCAGGGTACGCGATGGCGCTGCAACAGCAGGAAGATGGTCAGGGTGTCCTTGCGCTCATGACCGGGGGAGACGATCTCGCAGACCCAGTCCGGGATGACCTCGAGAACCCCGCGGGGGCGTTCGGGCAGGCGTTCCTTGCGCCACCCGGCGAGGTCATGGCTCGGACACTGATGGGCCTCATAGTGGACGCTGATCTCGCTGGCGATCCACCAGCCGCCGGGACCGGCAGTCCGTCTGAAGCTGTCCAACTCGGCGACGGCGTTGCCCTGCACGAAGCC
The DNA window shown above is from Candidatus Thiodictyon syntrophicum and carries:
- a CDS encoding Uma2 family endonuclease; translation: MEALKLKTLDDLLASPDERVELIDGEIVRRPMARAEHGFVQGNAVAELDSFRRTAGPGGWWIASEISVHYEAHQCPSHDLAGWRKERLPERPRGVLEVIPDWVCEIVSPGHERKDTLTIFLLLQRHRVPWYWLIWPEDRTLVAYQLDRNAYRVVASIAAPGPEEQRARIPPFETVEIDLGYLFGG
- the rsmI gene encoding 16S rRNA (cytidine(1402)-2'-O)-methyltransferase, with amino-acid sequence MVATPIGNLGDLSERARKTLTDVDLIAAEDTRQTRHLLEHCAINTRLTAYHDHNEARAAAGLIETLESGRSVALVCDAGTPLISDPGYDLVAAARAKGLSVVPIPGANAAICALSAAGLPSDRFLFLGFPPRTSAARRAWTQTFAREPGTLVFYESGRRAAATLTDLAAVLGETRRAVVARELTKRFETFLFGTARELAGRLETDDEQRLGELVILVEGWQDPGGADQAEQERVLRILAADLPLRQAAGLTARLTGGRKNDLYRMGLDLGLGAGERDP